A window of Zingiber officinale cultivar Zhangliang chromosome 5A, Zo_v1.1, whole genome shotgun sequence contains these coding sequences:
- the LOC121979783 gene encoding secreted RxLR effector protein 161-like has protein sequence MTSRYQSDPRESHWIAVKTILKYLRRIKNMFLVFGGDEELVVRGYTNANFQTYRDDLKSQQGYVFCLNGVAVCWRSSKQEIVADSIAESEYIATSEVAKEAVWIKNVIAELEVVPSIVDPVVLYCDNNTTITQEREPMSHQ, from the coding sequence atgacgagtagatatcagtcagatcctaGAGAGAGTCATTGGATTGCGGTAAAGACTATcctcaagtatcttagaagaaTAAAAAACATGTTCTTAGTTTTCGGAGGAGATGAAGAATTGGTCGTTAGAGGATATACTAACGCCAATTTTCAGACATATCGGGATGATCTGAAGTCGCAACAAGGTTATGTGTTTTGTTTAAATGGTGTAGCTGTTTGTTGGAGGAGTTCCAAGCAGGAGATAGTTGCAGATTCAATAGCTGAGTCTGAGTACATAGCAActtcagaggtagcaaaggaagCTGTGTGGATCAAGAACGTTATAGCAgagcttgaagtggttcctagcattgttgatccaGTTGTGCTATACTGTGACAATAATACGACCATAACGCAAGAAAGAGAGCCAATGTCTCACCAATGA